One segment of Herbaspirillum hiltneri N3 DNA contains the following:
- a CDS encoding response regulator, translating to MKNIVLAEDHAIIRDGLKLLVSTRPNLCVVADTGDGGEVERLLREHQPDLLLLDLDLPGLHGIELTRRIKASLPNVRVLILTGSPGAASVRAAFEAGADGYVLKHENADELLHAISLVLSGIVYLSKGLGSMTDLPSPPVPAALTAREQQVLALIAQGASSNDIAARLHLSVLTVRKHRQNLMVKLSLHNVAEVTAYALRSNLFAPSP from the coding sequence ATGAAAAACATAGTGCTGGCGGAAGATCACGCGATCATTCGCGACGGTCTCAAATTGCTTGTTTCGACGCGGCCGAATCTGTGCGTGGTGGCCGACACCGGCGACGGCGGCGAGGTCGAGCGGCTGCTGCGCGAACACCAGCCGGACCTGCTGCTGCTCGATCTCGACCTGCCCGGCCTGCACGGCATCGAGCTGACCCGGCGCATCAAGGCCTCCTTGCCGAACGTGCGCGTGCTGATCCTCACCGGCAGCCCCGGCGCTGCATCGGTGCGAGCGGCTTTCGAGGCCGGCGCCGACGGCTATGTGCTCAAGCATGAAAATGCCGATGAACTGCTGCACGCGATTTCCCTGGTGCTGTCGGGCATCGTCTATCTCAGCAAGGGGCTCGGCAGCATGACGGACTTGCCGTCACCGCCGGTGCCGGCAGCCCTCACCGCGCGCGAACAGCAAGTCCTCGCGCTCATCGCCCAAGGCGCTTCCAGCAACGACATCGCCGCCCGGCTCCATCTGTCGGTGCTGACGGTGCGCAAGCATCGCCAGAACCTGATGGTCAAACTGTCGCTGCACAACGTCGCCGAAGTCACCGCCTACGCCCTGCGCAGCAACCTGTTCGCCCCTTCGCCTTAG